A section of the Methanobrevibacter thaueri genome encodes:
- a CDS encoding rubredoxin: MTVYVCLHCEYRFDTEKGDPAYNIPAGATPADMPDDWVCPECAALGIEAFIAEEE, from the coding sequence ATGACCGTATATGTTTGTTTACACTGCGAATACAGATTTGACACAGAAAAAGGTGACCCTGCATACAACATCCCTGCTGGAGCAACTCCTGCAGACATGCCAGACGATTGGGTTTGCCCAGAATGTGCTGCTTTAGGTATTGAAGCATTCATCGCTGAAGAAGAATAA
- a CDS encoding gamma carbonic anhydrase family protein: MENKKDSIVICPGAQVIGKVELGEDVSIWHGAVLRGDTDSITIGNNSNVQDNCVVHCTKGFPVKIGDNVSVGHGAVVHGCTLEDNVLIGMNATVLNGAHIGKNSIVGAGAVVSEGKEFPENSLILGVPAKLIKELSPEQVQMIQNNADNYVRLSKQYKDD; the protein is encoded by the coding sequence ATGGAAAATAAAAAAGACTCTATTGTAATATGCCCAGGCGCACAGGTAATTGGTAAGGTTGAATTGGGAGAGGACGTATCAATATGGCACGGAGCCGTCTTAAGAGGAGATACAGATTCAATAACCATTGGAAACAATTCAAACGTCCAAGATAATTGTGTTGTCCATTGTACAAAAGGATTTCCAGTCAAAATTGGAGATAACGTGTCTGTAGGTCATGGGGCTGTCGTTCACGGCTGCACCCTGGAGGACAATGTTCTGATAGGAATGAATGCGACCGTTCTAAACGGAGCACACATCGGAAAGAACTCAATTGTAGGTGCCGGAGCGGTTGTCAGCGAAGGAAAGGAATTCCCTGAAAACAGCCTTATTCTTGGGGTTCCGGCAAAACTGATTAAGGAATTATCCCCTGAACAGGTTCAGATGATTCAGAACAATGCGGACAATTATGTGAGACTCTCCAAACAATATAAGGATGATTAG
- the glmU gene encoding bifunctional sugar-1-phosphate nucleotidylyltransferase/acetyltransferase: MKVKAIILSAGEGSRMRPLTLTKPKTMLPVAGKPIIQYNIESLRDNGIKDILLIVRYKEEMVRDYFGDGHDFGVNISYKTQKDFLGTANAISYGEDFIKDSLIVLNGDIILDNEIINEIIKKYNYMKPDTLMLLTEVEDPSAFGVVEIENGNIKSIVEKPKKEEAPSNLVNAGIYVFNKDIFEKIKKTELSERGEYEITDSVSLQIADGKTVIGHKTSKDWIDVGRPWELIEVNEELISQLKTDIKGHVEDGAHIHGEIFLDEGSIIRAGVYIEGNVYIGKNCDIGPNSYIRGNSYFGDNVHVGNAVEIKNSIIMENTNVSHLSYVGDSVIGSNCNIAAGTNIANLRFDNRSVKTKIKNQMIDSGRRKFGSIIGDSVKTGINSSFSPGVKVGHNSTIGSGVLLYDDVPSNTRVLVKQNHIIQDKKNKK; the protein is encoded by the coding sequence ATTAAAGTGAAAGCGATTATTTTAAGTGCCGGCGAAGGTTCAAGAATGAGGCCACTAACACTTACAAAGCCTAAAACCATGTTGCCGGTTGCTGGAAAACCAATCATCCAATATAACATCGAATCATTAAGAGACAATGGTATTAAGGATATATTATTGATTGTCAGATATAAGGAAGAAATGGTTCGTGATTACTTTGGTGATGGTCATGATTTTGGCGTTAACATTTCATACAAAACACAGAAAGACTTTTTAGGAACTGCTAATGCTATAAGCTATGGTGAAGACTTTATCAAAGACAGCCTGATTGTTCTCAACGGGGACATCATTCTGGACAATGAGATCATCAACGAAATCATTAAGAAATACAATTACATGAAACCTGACACACTGATGCTTTTAACAGAAGTCGAGGACCCATCCGCATTCGGTGTAGTTGAAATCGAGAACGGAAACATCAAAAGCATTGTTGAAAAGCCTAAAAAAGAGGAAGCTCCAAGCAACCTAGTCAATGCGGGAATATACGTATTCAACAAGGACATCTTTGAAAAAATCAAGAAAACAGAACTCTCAGAAAGGGGAGAGTACGAAATCACAGATTCAGTGTCATTGCAAATTGCTGATGGAAAAACAGTCATTGGTCATAAAACCAGCAAGGATTGGATTGATGTCGGTAGGCCATGGGAGCTAATTGAAGTGAATGAGGAATTGATTAGCCAACTCAAAACAGATATCAAGGGTCATGTTGAGGATGGAGCACATATCCATGGGGAAATCTTCCTTGACGAAGGCAGCATCATCCGTGCAGGAGTATACATTGAAGGAAACGTATACATAGGCAAGAACTGTGACATAGGTCCTAACTCTTACATTCGTGGCAATTCCTACTTTGGGGACAACGTCCATGTGGGAAACGCCGTTGAAATCAAGAACTCCATCATTATGGAAAATACCAATGTCAGTCACTTGAGTTATGTCGGGGATTCAGTCATCGGATCCAACTGCAACATAGCTGCAGGGACCAACATTGCGAACTTGCGTTTCGACAACAGGTCAGTCAAGACCAAAATCAAGAATCAGATGATTGATAGTGGAAGGCGTAAGTTCGGTTCAATCATTGGGGATTCCGTCAAGACAGGAATCAACTCAAGCTTCTCACCAGGTGTGAAGGTAGGACACAATTCCACTATCGGTTCAGGGGTTTTGTTGTATGATGATGTACCCTCCAACACTCGCGTATTGGTAAAACAGAATCATATTATCCAAGACAAGAAAAACAAAAAATAG
- the hisC gene encoding histidinol-phosphate transaminase codes for MKARQIVEEMDSYVPGRSQDEIASDFNLKKEDIIKLGSNENPWGPSPKAMKAIEDEIRSINRYPESQLHELVCEVARYSDVEPSQVIIGGDGADEIIDVLAKTFIDEGDEFIVPLPSYMYYEYLLKQYGAKPVYARWDLEANELDVDSIFDSISPKTKMIFLCSPNNPTGTLIDKEVLMDIAGKNPEVLIVIDEAYFEYSEVTNKDLINEFDNIFIIRTMSKVLGLAGMRIGYGLACDEIIEYMHRIKPVFSLTRLSFVAALNTFRDTEYIKQSIEKGIESRQYLYDEVSKIDGLNVFPSKSNFMLINVKQTGFTASELALELMKKGIIVRDCTSFKGLDEYWIRISICTLEEDKRFIEILKEVLN; via the coding sequence ATGAAAGCTAGACAAATTGTAGAAGAAATGGATTCATATGTTCCCGGAAGATCTCAGGACGAGATTGCAAGCGATTTCAACCTTAAAAAGGAGGACATCATCAAGCTGGGTTCAAATGAAAATCCATGGGGTCCTTCCCCAAAGGCGATGAAGGCCATTGAGGATGAAATCAGGTCAATCAACAGGTACCCCGAATCACAATTACATGAACTGGTCTGTGAAGTGGCCAGATATTCCGATGTGGAGCCTTCACAGGTCATCATCGGTGGAGACGGTGCGGACGAAATAATCGACGTGCTTGCAAAGACATTCATCGACGAGGGCGATGAGTTCATAGTCCCGTTGCCGTCCTACATGTACTACGAATACTTATTAAAGCAATACGGCGCAAAGCCGGTTTATGCAAGATGGGACTTGGAGGCAAATGAACTGGACGTCGACTCAATTTTCGATTCCATATCCCCTAAGACAAAAATGATTTTCCTCTGCAGTCCTAACAACCCTACAGGAACCTTGATTGACAAGGAAGTTTTAATGGACATTGCAGGCAAAAACCCTGAGGTCCTAATCGTCATTGACGAGGCCTACTTCGAGTATTCAGAGGTGACAAACAAGGATTTGATTAATGAATTCGACAACATATTCATAATCCGCACAATGTCAAAGGTTTTGGGGCTTGCGGGAATGAGAATCGGATACGGCCTTGCATGTGATGAGATAATCGAATACATGCACAGGATTAAACCGGTGTTTTCACTTACAAGGCTGTCATTCGTGGCTGCGCTCAACACTTTCAGGGATACGGAATACATCAAGCAATCCATCGAAAAGGGAATAGAATCAAGGCAATACCTATATGATGAGGTTTCAAAGATTGACGGCTTGAACGTCTTCCCTTCAAAATCAAATTTCATGCTGATAAATGTTAAGCAAACAGGATTCACAGCATCCGAGCTCGCCTTGGAACTGATGAAGAAAGGAATCATAGTTCGTGATTGCACTTCATTCAAGGGTCTGGATGAGTATTGGATCAGGATAAGCATATGCACATTGGAAGAGGATAAGAGATTCATTGAAATTTTAAAAGAGGTTTTAAACTAA